The following proteins are co-located in the Trichormus variabilis 0441 genome:
- the rsmI gene encoding 16S rRNA (cytidine(1402)-2'-O)-methyltransferase, which produces MQTEPKPGALYIVGTPIGNLEDITFRAVRILQNVDLIAAEDTRHTGKLLQHLQVKTPQVSYHEHNRSSRIPELLEHLHSGKAIALVSDAGMPGISDPGYELVKACVEVAIPVVPIPGASAAITALSAAGLPTDKFVFEGFLPAKGQQRREHLEALQTESRTLIFYESPHRLRETLQDLAEVWGSDRQIVLARELTKLYEEFWRGSIEEAIAHYQQKEPQGEYTLLVAGNPPSQTLLTEEQLKAELQQLISQGISRSQASRQLAKYTSLNRRQVYQIALSIVMNPE; this is translated from the coding sequence ATGCAGACTGAACCCAAACCAGGCGCACTATATATAGTTGGTACACCGATTGGTAATTTGGAGGATATCACCTTTCGGGCGGTGCGGATATTGCAAAATGTGGATTTGATTGCGGCGGAAGATACGCGCCACACAGGGAAATTACTCCAACATTTGCAAGTAAAAACACCACAAGTTAGTTACCATGAGCATAATCGTAGTAGTCGCATCCCAGAATTATTAGAGCATTTGCATAGTGGTAAAGCGATCGCTCTAGTCAGTGATGCAGGTATGCCGGGAATTTCTGATCCTGGTTATGAACTGGTGAAAGCCTGTGTTGAGGTAGCCATTCCAGTAGTTCCCATTCCTGGTGCGAGTGCGGCAATTACAGCCTTGAGTGCGGCGGGACTACCAACAGATAAGTTTGTATTTGAGGGTTTTTTGCCAGCTAAAGGTCAACAAAGACGAGAACATTTAGAGGCTTTACAAACAGAATCCCGTACTTTAATTTTCTACGAATCGCCCCACCGTCTGCGGGAAACTTTACAAGATTTAGCAGAGGTTTGGGGAAGCGATCGCCAAATAGTCCTGGCAAGGGAGTTGACTAAATTATATGAGGAATTTTGGCGAGGGAGTATTGAGGAAGCGATCGCCCATTATCAACAAAAGGAACCCCAAGGTGAATATACGCTTTTGGTAGCGGGAAACCCACCCAGCCAAACCCTATTAACAGAAGAACAACTCAAAGCTGAATTACAACAATTAATCAGTCAAGGAATATCGCGATCGCAAGCTAGCCGTCAACTAGCAAAATACACTTCCCTCAACCGTCGCCAAGTCTATCAAATTGCTCTTTCTATAGTTATGAATCCTGAATAG
- the mnmE gene encoding tRNA uridine-5-carboxymethylaminomethyl(34) synthesis GTPase MnmE, producing the protein MTQLLAITGTIAAIATAIVPQQGSVGIVRVSGSQAIAIAQTLFHAPGKQVWESHRILYGYIRHPQTRQIVDEALLLLMKAPRSYTREDVVEFHCHGGIMAVQQVLQLCLEGGARLAQPGEFTLRAFLNGRLDLTQAESIADLVGARSPQAAQTALAGLQGKLAHPIRQLRANCLDILAEIEARIDFEEDLPPLDDEKIISDIENIAAEISQLLATKDKGELLRTGLKVAIVGRPNVGKSSLLNAWSQSDRAIVTDLPGTTRDVVESQLVVGGIPVQVLDTAGIRETSDQVEKIGVERSRQAANTADLVLLTIDAATGWTTGDQEIYEQVKHRPLILVMNKIDLVDKKLITSLEYPKNITQIVHTAAAQKQGIDALETAILEIVQTGKVKAADMDLAINQRQAAALTQAKISLEQVQATITQQLPLDFWTIDLRGAIQALGEITGEEVTESVLDRIFSRFCIGK; encoded by the coding sequence ATGACTCAACTTTTGGCTATTACTGGAACTATTGCAGCGATCGCTACTGCTATTGTCCCTCAACAAGGTAGCGTCGGTATCGTGCGGGTGTCTGGTTCCCAGGCAATAGCGATCGCCCAAACTCTGTTTCATGCACCAGGTAAACAAGTTTGGGAAAGTCACCGGATTCTTTACGGTTACATCCGCCATCCCCAGACGCGACAAATTGTCGATGAAGCACTGTTACTGCTCATGAAAGCCCCTCGTTCTTACACCCGCGAAGATGTGGTGGAGTTCCATTGCCACGGCGGAATTATGGCAGTGCAGCAGGTGTTGCAATTGTGCCTGGAAGGCGGCGCTAGACTCGCTCAACCGGGGGAATTTACCCTCAGAGCCTTTTTGAATGGCAGACTAGATTTAACCCAAGCTGAGAGCATTGCTGATTTGGTAGGAGCGCGATCGCCCCAAGCTGCTCAAACGGCTTTAGCTGGTTTACAAGGCAAACTCGCTCATCCCATCCGCCAGTTACGCGCTAACTGTTTGGATATTCTGGCAGAAATTGAAGCCCGGATTGATTTTGAGGAAGATTTACCCCCGTTGGATGATGAAAAAATAATATCAGATATTGAAAACATTGCCGCAGAAATATCGCAACTACTGGCAACTAAAGACAAAGGTGAACTGTTGCGGACAGGCTTAAAAGTGGCGATAGTCGGTCGTCCGAATGTAGGTAAATCCAGCTTATTGAATGCTTGGAGCCAGAGCGATCGCGCCATTGTCACCGACTTACCCGGCACAACCCGCGACGTTGTGGAATCGCAGTTAGTTGTGGGCGGTATTCCTGTACAGGTGCTAGATACAGCAGGCATTCGGGAGACTAGCGACCAAGTAGAAAAAATAGGGGTAGAGCGATCGCGCCAAGCCGCCAACACCGCCGATTTAGTCTTGTTAACCATCGATGCAGCCACAGGTTGGACGACTGGCGACCAAGAAATTTATGAACAAGTAAAACACCGTCCGTTAATTCTAGTAATGAATAAAATTGATTTAGTAGACAAAAAATTAATTACATCCTTAGAATATCCTAAAAATATTACTCAAATTGTCCACACAGCCGCAGCCCAAAAACAAGGAATTGATGCGCTAGAAACTGCAATTTTAGAGATAGTTCAAACTGGAAAAGTGAAAGCGGCTGATATGGATTTAGCCATTAATCAAAGACAAGCCGCAGCCCTCACCCAGGCGAAAATTTCTCTAGAACAAGTGCAAGCCACCATCACCCAGCAGCTACCCCTAGATTTTTGGACAATTGACTTACGCGGTGCAATTCAAGCACTAGGAGAAATCACCGGGGAAGAGGTAACGGAGTCAGTGCTTGATAGGATTTTTAGTAGGTTTTGTATAGGAAAGTAG
- a CDS encoding TIGR04168 family protein, giving the protein MTSQKYQSKTLKIAVVGDIHDQWEVEDGMALKHLGVDLVLFVGDFGNESVEVVRAIASLNIPKAAVMGNHDAWYTATEWGRKKCPYDRTKEDWVQEQLDLLGSAHVGYGKLDFPEWNLTVVGGRPFSWGGHEWRFADICKDRYGVTTLEESAQRIFASVKSAACETIIFLGHNGPSGLGDRPEDPCGKDWHPIGGDFGDPDLAEAISLTMTTGKQIALVTFGHMHHSLRHTKKELRKPIFKSPEGIVYLNAASVPRIVEGESGKLRNFSLVSLEAGEVTQASLIWVGEDFQVAKEEIFYERSTSVVPSV; this is encoded by the coding sequence ATGACCAGTCAAAAATATCAATCCAAAACTCTGAAAATTGCTGTAGTTGGAGATATCCATGATCAGTGGGAAGTAGAAGATGGCATGGCACTCAAGCATCTGGGTGTTGATTTAGTGCTGTTTGTGGGGGACTTTGGTAATGAGTCGGTGGAAGTGGTAAGAGCGATCGCTTCATTGAATATTCCCAAGGCAGCAGTTATGGGTAACCATGATGCGTGGTACACTGCCACAGAATGGGGACGAAAGAAATGTCCCTATGATCGCACCAAGGAAGATTGGGTACAGGAACAATTAGATTTACTGGGTTCAGCCCATGTGGGTTACGGTAAGCTGGATTTCCCCGAATGGAATTTAACCGTTGTGGGTGGTCGCCCTTTTAGCTGGGGTGGTCATGAATGGCGATTTGCTGATATCTGTAAAGACCGTTATGGTGTGACCACTCTGGAAGAATCAGCACAGAGAATCTTTGCGTCGGTAAAAAGTGCAGCCTGTGAGACGATTATTTTCCTTGGTCATAATGGGCCGAGTGGATTAGGCGATCGGCCAGAAGACCCATGCGGCAAAGATTGGCATCCCATAGGCGGCGACTTTGGCGACCCAGATTTAGCCGAAGCAATCTCTCTGACGATGACGACTGGTAAACAGATTGCCTTAGTGACTTTTGGTCATATGCACCATAGTTTACGGCACACCAAAAAAGAACTACGCAAACCCATATTTAAAAGCCCAGAGGGCATAGTTTACCTAAACGCCGCCAGTGTACCAAGGATTGTGGAAGGTGAAAGCGGTAAACTGCGGAACTTTTCCCTGGTTTCCCTAGAGGCGGGTGAAGTGACACAAGCTTCCTTAATTTGGGTAGGCGAAGATTTTCAGGTGGCAAAAGAGGAAATTTTTTATGAGCGATCAACTTCAGTAGTACCATCTGTGTAG